The following is a genomic window from Stenotrophomonas maltophilia.
CTGGCGGCGTCCAGTTGCGCGACATCCTGCACGCTCAGCGACAGGCTCGCCGCCGCCAGCAGCTCGTGCAGCTGCTCGACGCCGGTGGCGCTGACGATCGGCGCGGTGATCGACGGACGCGCGATCTGCCACGCCAGCGCGATCTGCGCGGCGGTCGCTCGGTGCTTGCTGGCCACGTCATCCAGCGCCTGCAGGATGCGCAGGCCGCGCGGGTTGAGATAGCGCTTCACCACCGTCTCGCCACGCGCCGGGCTCTTGGCCGCATCGGCCGGCGTGCGGTACTTGCCGCTGAGGAAGCCGCTGGCCAACGCGTAGTAACCGATCACGCCGATCTGTTCGCGCTGCACCAGCGGTTCCAGCTCGCTTTCGTAGCCGGCACGGTCGTACAGGTTGTACTCCGGCTGCAGGGTTTCGTAACGCGGCAGCTTGTAGTCGGTGGACACCTTCAGCGCATCGGCCAGGCGCGTGGCGCTGTAGTTGGAGGCACCGATGGCGCGCACCTTGCCGGCTTCGATCAGGCGACCGAAGGCGGCCAGCGTGGCCTCCAGCGGTGTGGATTCGTCGTCCTCGTGGGCCTGGTACAGATCGATCACGTCGGTCTGCAGCCGGCGCAGCGAATCTTCCACGGCGGCATTGATGTTGTCCGGGGTCAGGCCGGGGCGTTCGGCCCATTTGGCCACCTTGGTCGCCAGCACCACCTTGTCGCGCTTGCCGCTGCGCGCGAACCACTTGCCGATCAGCGTTTCCGATTCGCCGCCGGCATTGCCGGGCACCCAGGCCGAATACACATCGGCCGTGTCGACCAGGTTGAAGCCGGCATCGACGAAGGCGTCGAGCAGGGCGAAGCTGGCCCTTTCATCGGCGCTCCAGCCGAACACGTTGCCGCCGAAGGCGAGCGGACGTACATGCAGGCCGGAACGGCCCAGTTCGCGGGTTGCCGTCATGGACACGGACTCCTTGGGGGAAGTGCTCCAGAATAGAGCGCGTTGTGTGACCGTGCTGCGGCGGTGGCCACAAAACAGTGTTCCGCAACGCGCACGTCGATAACGTTTTGTGAACACCTGGGGCGCTGCGGCTGCTAGTCTCGCCGCATCTTCCGCTGGAGTCGCTCCGATGATGCCTGCTTCGTCCCTGCGTGGTTGCCGCCTGCTGCTTGCTTCGGCCCTGCTTGCCGCTGTTCCCGCATTCGCCGCACCGGCCTCGGTGGCACCGGCGAAGATCCAGGTTTCGCCGGCCATCGATGCGGCGGTGAAGGCGCCGACCCGCGATGCCAACAATGCCAAGCGCGACACCTATCGCCATCCCGCGCAGACGCTGTCGTTCTTCAGGGTCGCACCGGAGAAGACCGTCATCGAGATCACCCCCGGCAACGGCTGGTACTCGGAAATCCTGGCGCCGCTGCTGCATGACAAGGGCCAGTACATCGCCGCCGTGGTCGATCCGATGGCGGTGGCCGAAGGTCGTGGCCGCGATTACCAGCAACGCAGCCGCGACAGCCTGGAAAAGAAGTACGCCGCTGCACCGGCGCAGTTCGGCAAGACCGCCGTGGTGGCCTACGATCCGGCCAAGCCGGTGTTCGGCCCCGCCAATTCGGCCGACGTGGTGCTGACCTTCCGCAACGTGCACAACTGGCGCAAGGCCGGCCAGGCCCAGGGCATGTTCCAGGGCTTCTTCAACGTGCTCAAGCCGGGCGGCGTGCTGGGCGTGGTTGAGCATCGCGCCAAGGCCGACGTGGCCGA
Proteins encoded in this region:
- a CDS encoding aldo/keto reductase; translated protein: MTATRELGRSGLHVRPLAFGGNVFGWSADERASFALLDAFVDAGFNLVDTADVYSAWVPGNAGGESETLIGKWFARSGKRDKVVLATKVAKWAERPGLTPDNINAAVEDSLRRLQTDVIDLYQAHEDDESTPLEATLAAFGRLIEAGKVRAIGASNYSATRLADALKVSTDYKLPRYETLQPEYNLYDRAGYESELEPLVQREQIGVIGYYALASGFLSGKYRTPADAAKSPARGETVVKRYLNPRGLRILQALDDVASKHRATAAQIALAWQIARPSITAPIVSATGVEQLHELLAAASLSLSVQDVAQLDAASTEA
- a CDS encoding class I SAM-dependent methyltransferase, with translation MMPASSLRGCRLLLASALLAAVPAFAAPASVAPAKIQVSPAIDAAVKAPTRDANNAKRDTYRHPAQTLSFFRVAPEKTVIEITPGNGWYSEILAPLLHDKGQYIAAVVDPMAVAEGRGRDYQQRSRDSLEKKYAAAPAQFGKTAVVAYDPAKPVFGPANSADVVLTFRNVHNWRKAGQAQGMFQGFFNVLKPGGVLGVVEHRAKADVADDDDTGYVGQQQVIAMAETAGFKLDARSEVNANPRDTKDHPNGVWTLPPTNQHDKADDAKYQAIGESDRMTLRFIKP